The proteins below are encoded in one region of Coffea arabica cultivar ET-39 chromosome 4c, Coffea Arabica ET-39 HiFi, whole genome shotgun sequence:
- the LOC113740161 gene encoding uncharacterized protein codes for MKPFVLEAEFLSWLVANFDWESRSLQVHGHYVQVTVTDMAACFGLPMKGKAAAHSLLSTDISSDVEAVLNIPFKDGETDYNEVQLSLRNLKTFDTEFRTKFILHLMHNLLCPGKTNGFNREVASFVIHENDLSGYNWSTFIPNKLVSGIRKALSLAISVVFGCVVLLMIVYLEHLSVTGPRVGISLSSQTPWVAQWREEEVGIHVAKLKSMHIFGQLPAPAGTPDVANVHLHYITLICYPFLALCPLFYAYMLYYCYKMLQRYVLRTLNLAIQA; via the exons ATGAAGCCCTTCGTCCTGGAGGCAGAATTCTTGTCTTGGCTTGTTGCCAATTTTGATTGGGAGTCAAGGAGCCTGCAAGTCCACGGACACTATGTGCAAGTAACCGTAACCGATATGGCAGCGTGTTTCGGCCTTCCTATGAAAGGAAAGGCCGCCGCACACAGTCTCCTCAGCACTGATATCAGCTCGGACGTCGAAGCGGTGCTAAACATCCCCTTCAAGGATGGCGAAACTGACTATAATGAAGTTCAGCTGAGTCTACGCAATTTGAAGACCTTCGACACTGAGTTCAGGACAAAGTTTATTCTACACCTAATGCACAACCTTCTCTGCCCAGGCAAAACCAATGGATTCAACCGGGAGGTCGCATCATTTGTTATCCACGAAAATGACCTGTCTGGGTACAATTGGAGCACATTCATCCCAAATAAGCTGGTTTCCGGGATAAGGAAAGCCCTATCCCTAGCTATTTCAGTTGTATTTGGTTGTGTAGTGCTTCTGATG ATTGTGTACTTGGAGCATTTGTCAGTTACTGGTCCGAGAGTTGGCATCAGTCTCTCTTCTCAGACCCCTTGGGTTGCCCAGTGGCGAGAGGAAGAAGTCGGGATTCATGTGGCAAAACTGAAGTCGATGCATATATTTGGTCAACTTCCAGCCCCTGCTGGAACACCCGACGTTGCAAATGTACATTTGCATTATATTACTCTCATTTGTTACCCCTTTCTGGCACTATGTCCCCTGTTCTATGCTTATATGCTGTATTATTGTTACAAAATGCTACAAAGATATGTACTTAGGACACTGAACTTGGCAATACAAGCGTAG